The Coffea arabica cultivar ET-39 chromosome 1e, Coffea Arabica ET-39 HiFi, whole genome shotgun sequence genome has a window encoding:
- the LOC113712020 gene encoding uncharacterized protein produces the protein MCFCCFDICLFIADLFLQSVIKKKYGQDATNVGDEGDIALISRRTRKVLNCLKQLLLKLVTLVKCQRRMFVWKQAASKLRGVQVFTYTELEIATNKFSAANVIGNGGYGVVYRGILSDGTVAAIKMLHREGKQ, from the exons ATGTGTTTCTGTTGCTTTGACATATGCTTGTTTATTGCTGATCTCTTTCTTCAGTCTGTAATTAAGAAGAAGTATGGCCAAGATGCAACAAATGTTGGTGATGAGGGTGACATTGCTCTAATATCCAG GAGAACAAGGAAGGTCTTGAATTGCTTAAAACAGCTATTGCTAAAGCTGGTTACACTGGTAAA ATGTCAAAGGCGGATGTTTGTATGGAAGCAGGCTGCATCCAAGCTTAGGGGTGTACAAGTTTTTACTTACACAGAGCTTGAGATTGCAACAAACAAATTTAGTGCAGCAAATGTGATAGGAAATGGAGGGTATGGGGTAGTGTATAGAGGGATTTTGAGTGATGGCACTGTGGCTGCAATTAAGATGTTGCACAGAGAAGGGAAACAATGA